A genomic segment from Triticum dicoccoides isolate Atlit2015 ecotype Zavitan chromosome 1A, WEW_v2.0, whole genome shotgun sequence encodes:
- the LOC119294623 gene encoding phospholipase A1-Ibeta2, chloroplastic-like: protein MSAAAAIAAPPRHSRPSPLKPNATAMAITTKPNAVCTKTHLANLDRLLLRPPPLPLPVRPKKALADEPGGGDREETTTDSDERKGRRGGLLNALNLSTFLPFTGRPATDEMSPRSLAQMQRLLTLSPRPSPRGSIAAEWRRYHGEGAWKGLVDPLDQNLRREVLRYGDFVQAAYTAFHSMPSSPSHGRGQHRALVLPDRSYRPTRSLFATSSLTIPPWVQRRSAPKWLTQRTSFAGYVAVCDNEREVRRMGRRDIVIVLRGTATCPEWAENLRTGLVPVSDDDDGDDATAAQNVPKVAKGFLSLYKTAGDHVPSLSDAIVEEVRRLIEVYKGEELSITVVGHSLGASLALLAADELSACLAADAASNSTAADDHQPPPVSVVSFGGPKTGNRAFADRLQHERGVNVLRVVNAGDVVTRVPGLVKPTTMAEGYVHAGGAELTLDSRDSPCLRPDAGPACCHDLEAYLHLLDGFMGSGRPFRADASRSVAGLLVYQRTSVKRAYVERARVLGFEPAAMPRAATANGAGTADGQYGFLASPS from the coding sequence ATGTCCGCCGCGGCAGCTATCGCGGCACcgccgcgccacagccggccgtcGCCTCTCAAACCAAACGCAACGGCGATGGCCATCACCACCAAGCCTAACGCCGTCTGTACAAAGACGCACCTCGCCAACCtcgaccgcctcctcctccgcccgccgccgctcccgcTCCCAGTCCGGCCTAAGAAGGCGCTCGCCGACGAGCCCGGCGGGGGCGACAGGGAGGAGACCACCACCGACTCCGACGAACGCAAAGGCCGCCGGGGCGGTCTCCTCAACGCGCTGAACCTGTCCACGTTCCTGCCGTTCACAGGGAGGCCCGCCACGGACGAGATGTCCCCGCGTAGCCTGGCACAAATGCAGCGGCTCCTCACGCTCTCGCCGCGGCCCTCGCCCAGGGGCTCCATCGCCGCCGAATGGCGACGTTACCACGGTGAGGGCGCGTGGAAGGGCCTGGTCGACCCGCTCGACCAGAACCTCCGCCGCGAGGTTTTGCGATACGGCGACTTCGTGCAGGCCGCCTACACGGCGTTCCACTCCATGCCGTCGTCGCCGTCGCACGGCCGCGGCCAGCATCGCGCGCTCGTGCTACCGGACCGGTCGTACCGGCCGACGCGCAGCCTGTTTGCCACGTCTTCCTTGACAATCCCGCCGTGGGTGCAGCGGCGGTCAGCGCCCAAGTGGCTGACACAGCGTACCAGCTTCGCCGGCTACGTCGCCGTCTGCGACAACGAGCGCGAGGTTCGGCGCATGGGCCGTCGCGACATCGTCATTGTGCTGCGCGGCACCGCCACGTGCCCTGAGTGGGCAGAGAACCTCCGCACCGGCCTCGTGCCAGTGTCGGACGACGATGACGGCGACGACGCCACGGCGGCGCAGAACGTGCCCAAGGTGGCGAAGGGGTTCCTCAGCCTGTACAAGACGGCCGGCGACCACGTGCCCAGCCTGTCGGACGCCATTGTGGAGGAGGTGAGGCGGCTGATCGAGGTGTACAAGGGCGAGGAGCTCAGCATCACGGTGGTTGGCCACAGCCTCGGCGCATCTTTGGCcctcctcgccgccgacgagctAAGCGCGTGCCTGGCCGCTGATGCGGCGAGTAACAGCACCGCTGCAGATGATCATCAGCCGCCGCCCGTCTCCGTGGTTTCCTTCGGCGGCCCGAAGACAGGCAACCGCGCGTTCGCGGACCGGCTACAGCACGAGCGGGGCGTGAACGTGCTGCGCGTGGTGAACGCCGGCGACGTGGTGACGCGCGTCCCCGGGCTCGTGAAACCGACGACGATGGCCGAAGGATACGTGCACGCGGGTGGCGCGGAGCTGACGCTGGACAGCCGCGACTCGCCGTGCTTGCGCCCGGACGCCGGCCCGGCCTGCTGCCACGACCTGGAGGCCTACCTGCACCTGCTGGACGGGTTCATGGGCTCCGGCCGGCCGTTCCGCGCCGACGCGAGTCGCAGCGTGGCGGGGCTACTGGTTTACCAGCGGACCAGCGTGAAGCGTGCCTACGTGGAGCGCGCGAGGGTGCTCGGGTTCGAGCCGGCGGCCATGCCAAGGGCCGCCACGGCCAACGGCGCTGGCACTGCTGATGGACAGTACGGCTTCCTGGCCAGTCCCTCGTGA